In Limibacter armeniacum, a single window of DNA contains:
- a CDS encoding DUF6992 family protein, whose amino-acid sequence MIGKIIRSIATLAISRIGSGSTPTVSPLLSSFRQESIRYNKAAMGVLAGWAVPNIVASSVLIGKTEHETKAFHQMNAGWNLVNLAIASIAYIKIDKDAQKRYSLSQTVAEQQRYEKLYLLNTGLDTGYIAGGLYMRERGKRTNDEKLKGLGKSIIVQGAFLLLFDATMYLIQNRHSKKNLYPFIK is encoded by the coding sequence ATGATAGGAAAAATAATCAGATCAATTGCTACACTTGCCATCTCCAGAATAGGTTCCGGCTCAACACCAACCGTCTCCCCGTTACTTAGCAGCTTCAGACAAGAAAGTATCCGATACAATAAAGCCGCTATGGGTGTATTGGCTGGATGGGCAGTCCCAAACATTGTGGCAAGCAGCGTATTGATTGGCAAAACCGAACATGAGACAAAAGCCTTTCACCAAATGAATGCAGGTTGGAATTTAGTCAACCTTGCCATTGCCAGCATTGCTTATATCAAAATTGACAAGGATGCTCAAAAGCGGTATTCACTTAGCCAAACCGTAGCGGAGCAACAGCGTTATGAAAAACTTTACCTACTCAACACGGGTCTTGACACAGGATACATTGCCGGCGGACTTTATATGCGGGAAAGAGGAAAACGAACGAACGACGAAAAATTGAAAGGGTTGGGCAAATCCATCATCGTGCAGGGAGCATTTCTGCTTTTGTTTGATGCCACCATGTATCTTATTCAGAACCGGCACAGCAAAAAAAATCTTTATCCTTTTATAAAATAG
- a CDS encoding SDR family NAD(P)-dependent oxidoreductase translates to MKLENKIAIVAGGTGSVGEGIVKVLMSEGATVIVPTRSKDKEVNLKEYVRNVGCGKLNCIRASIGLYDGAQDFKKEVLEQYGHIDLVIASIGGWYAGHTLDEMPIDDWDMVMDNNLRAHFVFARTFIPILKKQESGTYININGGAQEMIIPWSGVISVVSAAQNKMTEVFAKEAEGHHYNVYTVAAYTMVNTRKSALQATPDWVTAEDIGNYIVRLSNNEVTDKSVRHKLTERP, encoded by the coding sequence ATGAAACTTGAAAATAAAATCGCAATTGTAGCTGGAGGGACAGGAAGTGTTGGCGAAGGGATTGTCAAGGTATTAATGTCAGAAGGGGCTACGGTAATTGTCCCAACTCGCTCCAAAGACAAGGAAGTCAACCTGAAAGAATATGTCAGAAATGTAGGTTGTGGCAAACTGAATTGTATCAGGGCCAGTATCGGGCTTTATGATGGCGCCCAAGACTTCAAGAAAGAAGTACTTGAACAGTATGGACACATCGACCTCGTCATTGCCAGTATTGGTGGCTGGTATGCAGGACATACATTGGATGAGATGCCCATCGATGATTGGGATATGGTGATGGACAATAACCTCAGAGCCCATTTTGTTTTTGCCCGCACCTTTATTCCTATCCTAAAAAAACAGGAAAGCGGTACCTATATCAATATCAACGGAGGCGCACAGGAAATGATCATCCCTTGGTCAGGTGTTATTTCAGTAGTCTCGGCAGCCCAAAACAAAATGACGGAAGTATTTGCCAAGGAGGCCGAAGGTCATCATTATAATGTTTACACCGTCGCTGCCTATACAATGGTCAATACAAGGAAGAGTGCATTGCAAGCCACTCCTGACTGGGTAACGGCTGAAGACATCGGTAACTACATTGTTAGGTTGTCCAATAACGAAGTTACGGACAAGTCTGTTAGGCACAAGCTTACTGAGCGCCCTTAA
- a CDS encoding succinylglutamate desuccinylase/aspartoacylase family protein, protein MRDIFIAGEHIAPGEKKKLNLQIARLPTGTLIDIPVFVNRAEQDGPTLLLMAGMHGDEVNGVEIMRRMMARGYTIPMKGTIVCIPILNVYGYLIFSRQTPDGKDVNRMFPGSNHGSLGSKVAYTLMHEVIPMIDYGVDFHTGGAERSNYPQVRGNFKDPISLELAEAFAAPFMVNSGYRPKSLRKEAFNKGKRILVYEAGESLRFDADAIEEGISGARRVMKYLGIIPDAMDPIYKPRKIIKSSWVRARAAGLYNNIVNNGSYVARNEVLGVVSDPFGEYEKTVRAPHAGYVIAVNYNPVVNRGEALVHLGTEG, encoded by the coding sequence ATGAGAGACATCTTTATAGCAGGTGAACATATAGCGCCAGGAGAAAAAAAGAAATTGAACCTTCAGATAGCTCGCCTTCCCACAGGAACACTGATCGATATTCCAGTATTTGTAAACAGAGCGGAGCAGGATGGGCCCACGCTCTTGCTAATGGCAGGAATGCACGGTGATGAGGTCAATGGAGTGGAGATTATGAGAAGAATGATGGCAAGGGGGTATACAATTCCGATGAAAGGAACCATCGTGTGCATTCCTATTTTGAATGTGTACGGTTATCTGATCTTCTCCAGACAGACACCGGATGGAAAAGATGTCAACCGTATGTTTCCAGGTTCCAATCATGGCTCTTTGGGAAGTAAAGTTGCGTACACCTTGATGCATGAGGTCATCCCAATGATCGACTACGGTGTTGACTTTCATACAGGAGGTGCAGAGCGGAGTAATTACCCGCAGGTGCGCGGAAACTTTAAGGACCCGATCAGTTTGGAGTTGGCTGAAGCTTTTGCTGCACCGTTTATGGTTAACTCAGGGTATCGACCCAAGTCGTTGAGAAAGGAAGCATTCAACAAAGGGAAACGTATCTTGGTCTATGAGGCAGGGGAGTCTTTGCGCTTTGATGCGGATGCCATTGAGGAAGGAATCTCAGGAGCCAGAAGGGTCATGAAGTACTTGGGGATAATTCCGGATGCAATGGATCCCATCTACAAGCCTCGCAAGATTATCAAGTCCTCATGGGTGAGAGCCAGAGCTGCGGGACTGTACAATAATATTGTGAACAACGGTAGTTACGTAGCGCGCAATGAAGTGCTGGGAGTTGTGTCTGATCCTTTTGGAGAGTACGAAAAAACCGTAAGAGCGCCTCATGCAGGCTATGTGATTGCGGTGAATTACAATCCGGTAGTCAATCGAGGGGAAGCCTTGGTGCACTTGGGGACAGAAGGATAA
- the hppD gene encoding 4-hydroxyphenylpyruvate dioxygenase encodes MNTTKSEFDKKLETAEDFLPLNGTDYLELYVSNAKQAAHFYKTAFGFQSLAYSGLETGNRDTQSYVVQQGKIRLVLTSPLKSGTEIGQHIDKHGDGVKVIALWVDDARKAWEETTKRGAKSYMEPKEESDDFGKTVRSGIHTYGDTVHIFVERKDYNGIFLPGFQKWETEYNPTPIGLEYVDHMVGNVGWNQMNTWVKFYAEVMGFAQLISFDDKDISTDYTALMSKVMSNGNGRIKFPINEPAEGKKKSQVEEYLDFYEGAGAQHIAVATNDILSTVAELKSRGIEFLTVPETYYETLLERVGHIDEEIEAIRKLGILVDRDDEGYLLQIFTKPIEPRPTMFFEIIQRKGAKSFGKGNFKALFEAIEREQELRGTL; translated from the coding sequence ATGAACACTACTAAAAGCGAATTCGATAAAAAACTGGAGACTGCTGAAGATTTCTTGCCATTGAATGGTACAGACTACCTAGAACTGTACGTAAGCAATGCCAAGCAGGCGGCTCACTTCTATAAAACAGCATTTGGCTTCCAGTCACTGGCTTACTCTGGACTGGAAACAGGCAACCGTGATACACAGTCATATGTAGTGCAACAGGGTAAAATCAGACTTGTGTTGACTTCTCCTCTGAAGTCAGGCACTGAAATCGGTCAACATATTGACAAGCACGGTGACGGTGTAAAAGTGATTGCACTTTGGGTAGATGATGCCCGCAAAGCATGGGAAGAAACGACCAAGCGTGGTGCCAAGTCATATATGGAGCCTAAAGAAGAAAGTGATGACTTTGGAAAGACTGTCCGCTCTGGCATTCACACTTACGGAGATACTGTACACATTTTTGTAGAAAGAAAAGACTACAACGGTATATTCCTACCTGGCTTCCAGAAATGGGAAACGGAATACAACCCTACTCCTATCGGTTTGGAATATGTAGACCATATGGTAGGTAATGTTGGATGGAACCAAATGAACACTTGGGTGAAATTCTATGCTGAAGTGATGGGATTTGCGCAACTGATTTCATTTGACGACAAGGACATCTCAACTGACTACACAGCCCTGATGTCAAAGGTGATGAGCAATGGCAACGGACGTATCAAGTTCCCGATCAACGAACCGGCTGAAGGCAAGAAAAAATCTCAGGTGGAGGAATACCTTGACTTCTATGAAGGTGCAGGCGCACAACATATTGCAGTAGCAACCAATGATATTTTATCTACAGTGGCAGAGCTGAAAAGTAGAGGTATTGAATTCCTGACAGTACCAGAAACGTACTATGAGACGCTTCTTGAAAGGGTTGGGCATATCGACGAAGAAATCGAAGCTATCCGTAAACTGGGTATCTTGGTTGACCGTGATGACGAAGGCTACCTGCTTCAGATTTTCACAAAACCTATTGAGCCTAGACCAACCATGTTCTTTGAGATTATCCAACGTAAAGGAGCTAAATCTTTTGGTAAAGGTAACTTCAAGGCATTGTTTGAGGCAATTGAGAGAGAGCAAGAACTGAGAGGAACACTGTAA
- a CDS encoding homogentisate 1,2-dioxygenase: MSFYYRLGSIPQKRHTVFKKPDGSLYHEQLFGTEGFSGVSSLLYHMQPPTRIKEMLDAYDVSPKVAVEKNMQSRKFIGYNVPQKDDFLESRTTLMFNNDVHMGVAAPRKSMTDYFYKNGEADELLFIHKGTGTLKTQMGNIPFEYGDYLVIPRGTIYQMEFDTEDNRLLVIESFSPIYPPKRYINSFGQYLEHSPYCERDIKLPQDLEAHDEEGDFLIKIKKQGMIHQMVYASHPFDVVGWDGCNYPYGFSIHNFEPITGRIHQPPPVHQTFEGHNFVVCSFCPRLYDYHPEAIPAPYNHSNIDSDEVLYYVDGDFMSRNDIDAGYFTLHPGGIPHGPHPGAVERSIGKKETGELAVMVDPFHPFKLTQAAMEIEKEDYYKSWYNH; encoded by the coding sequence ATGTCGTTCTACTATAGACTTGGATCTATTCCGCAAAAGCGTCACACGGTTTTTAAAAAACCGGATGGCAGTCTGTACCACGAACAACTTTTTGGTACAGAAGGGTTTTCAGGTGTGTCATCACTGCTTTATCACATGCAACCTCCTACTCGCATAAAGGAGATGCTGGATGCTTATGATGTCTCGCCAAAAGTAGCCGTTGAGAAAAACATGCAATCAAGAAAATTCATCGGGTATAACGTTCCTCAGAAGGATGATTTTCTTGAGAGCAGAACAACACTGATGTTCAATAATGACGTGCACATGGGTGTGGCTGCACCGCGTAAATCCATGACGGATTACTTCTATAAAAACGGTGAAGCTGATGAGCTGCTTTTCATTCACAAAGGAACCGGTACACTGAAGACGCAGATGGGAAACATTCCTTTTGAGTACGGTGATTACCTTGTGATTCCAAGAGGTACCATTTACCAAATGGAATTTGATACGGAAGACAACAGGTTGCTTGTGATTGAATCATTCAGTCCGATCTACCCGCCTAAGCGCTACATCAATAGCTTCGGGCAGTACTTGGAACACTCGCCATATTGCGAACGTGACATCAAACTGCCACAAGACCTTGAAGCGCATGACGAAGAAGGTGACTTTCTGATCAAAATCAAGAAGCAGGGCATGATCCACCAGATGGTATATGCCTCACACCCATTTGACGTCGTAGGTTGGGATGGCTGCAACTACCCTTATGGTTTCTCGATTCACAATTTTGAACCAATAACAGGGCGTATTCACCAGCCACCTCCCGTACATCAGACCTTTGAAGGACACAACTTCGTAGTCTGCTCCTTCTGTCCAAGATTGTATGACTACCACCCTGAGGCTATTCCGGCGCCATACAACCATAGCAATATAGACTCTGATGAGGTGCTGTATTATGTGGACGGAGACTTTATGAGCCGTAACGATATTGATGCCGGCTACTTCACGCTACATCCTGGAGGAATTCCTCATGGACCTCACCCAGGGGCTGTTGAACGTAGCATCGGTAAGAAAGAAACCGGTGAACTGGCTGTAATGGTTGACCCTTTCCATCCATTTAAGCTTACACAGGCTGCCATGGAGATTGAAAAGGAGGACTATTACAAGTCTTGGTACAATCACTAA
- a CDS encoding Lrp/AsnC family transcriptional regulator, with protein MTDKQLDETDKKILEILQDDGRVTIKGMAEQLGLSTTPVFDRVKRLEKSGYIDKYVALLNPNRIDRKMVAFIQISLKNHTRSYLDKFAEEMGALTEVMECYHVAGSFDFLLKVSVKDMDAYRIFILNHLSTISSIAHVETFFVLQKSKYSTSYKL; from the coding sequence ATGACTGATAAACAACTGGACGAAACAGACAAAAAAATCCTTGAAATCCTTCAGGATGATGGACGTGTAACTATCAAGGGAATGGCGGAACAATTGGGGCTCTCGACCACTCCTGTATTTGATAGGGTAAAGCGTCTGGAGAAAAGTGGCTACATAGACAAGTATGTGGCTTTGCTTAACCCAAATCGCATTGATCGGAAGATGGTTGCGTTTATACAGATTTCACTTAAGAACCATACCCGTTCCTATCTGGATAAGTTTGCCGAAGAAATGGGAGCCTTGACAGAAGTGATGGAATGCTACCATGTGGCTGGAAGTTTTGACTTCCTGCTAAAGGTAAGTGTAAAGGATATGGATGCTTACCGAATTTTTATCCTTAATCATCTCTCCACAATATCAAGCATCGCACATGTTGAGACATTTTTTGTGTTGCAAAAAAGCAAGTATTCGACTTCCTATAAGCTCTAG
- a CDS encoding DUF7255 family protein produces MSFKRENLLDIVWREIPRAIDPIEKLTWDEIKKSALLEDVTYIYESLGGKGDLSRLKAPDWHIELDGNIVLQLDEQLHFNRFRNLTLRSAIYREDQGFSVQKFRTYSRKKEDECLKTGTQAKYWTTPFAEKHFGEGARQGDLKGGGAPAWKLLAFLDYWQDLTAALKPVKVIRISIWDELMLGGKLVSINDILTNPAEKEAEALVSYLKRRVQPVK; encoded by the coding sequence ATGAGTTTTAAGAGAGAAAACCTACTTGATATTGTTTGGCGGGAGATCCCAAGAGCCATTGATCCAATAGAGAAATTGACATGGGACGAGATAAAGAAAAGTGCCTTGCTCGAAGATGTCACTTATATCTATGAGTCATTGGGAGGAAAGGGGGACCTTTCTCGGTTAAAAGCCCCTGACTGGCATATAGAATTGGATGGTAATATAGTGTTGCAACTTGATGAACAGTTGCACTTTAACAGGTTCCGTAATTTGACATTGCGTTCAGCCATTTATCGGGAAGACCAGGGTTTTTCGGTACAGAAATTCAGAACCTATTCACGTAAAAAAGAGGATGAATGTCTTAAAACAGGAACGCAAGCCAAATATTGGACGACACCTTTTGCTGAAAAGCATTTTGGTGAAGGAGCAAGGCAAGGTGACCTGAAAGGTGGTGGTGCTCCAGCATGGAAGTTACTTGCCTTTTTGGACTATTGGCAAGACCTGACAGCAGCCTTAAAACCCGTAAAAGTGATCCGGATTTCTATCTGGGATGAACTTATGCTCGGAGGAAAGTTGGTGAGTATCAACGATATCTTGACAAACCCAGCTGAAAAAGAAGCAGAAGCATTGGTGAGTTACCTCAAGCGACGTGTTCAACCTGTAAAATAA
- a CDS encoding M28 family peptidase produces the protein MKKKVTLALAASLVACSAFAQMPEKPEMVSNEKEITLEGQEALLKKYMSTITKEELKDHLMLFASDTFEGRETGERGQKMAADYIAQFFFERGLTGPVKNSPNPYFQQFELNSKSFGDYWLEANGFKANIFEDFYPYGNFEVAESDTELVFAGYGLETETYSDFKNIDVKGKGVVILEQNPKDKEGNLIGGEANLRQKIKTLSDKGAKFVVVAQESDKAFQAKLNMYKNYLQGAALSFKEAQTAPFGMLFTSPSNAAKLLGVDAGKFEKALAKAEKKGESPAGSFSATAKVKAELLKRKVRTENVLGFIEGTDLKDEILVVTSHYDHVGVTDGVVYNGADDDGSGSTGLLEIVDAFSQAMKDGNRPRRSILFMTFTGEEKGLLGSEYYTDHPVFPLDKTVADLNIDMIGRGDEAHKDNLDFVYIIGSDMLSSDLHKISEASAKKFTPELTLDYHYNRKDSPERYYYRSDHYNFAKNGIPVIFYFNGTHEDYHQPTDTPDKIQYEQQALRAQLVFATAWELANRAERPVVDQKEEEKAEN, from the coding sequence ATGAAAAAGAAAGTAACACTGGCTTTAGCTGCATCACTCGTTGCATGCAGTGCATTTGCACAGATGCCAGAAAAGCCAGAAATGGTGTCAAATGAAAAAGAAATTACACTGGAAGGACAAGAAGCTTTACTAAAGAAGTACATGTCCACCATTACAAAAGAGGAACTGAAGGATCACTTGATGCTGTTTGCTTCCGATACGTTTGAAGGTCGTGAGACTGGTGAGCGTGGTCAGAAGATGGCGGCGGATTATATTGCCCAGTTCTTTTTTGAAAGAGGACTTACTGGTCCTGTAAAAAATAGTCCTAACCCATACTTCCAGCAGTTTGAGCTGAACAGCAAAAGCTTTGGTGATTATTGGTTAGAAGCCAATGGTTTCAAAGCAAATATCTTTGAAGACTTTTATCCTTATGGCAACTTTGAAGTAGCTGAGTCAGATACGGAGTTGGTATTTGCTGGTTATGGTCTTGAGACAGAAACATACTCAGATTTCAAGAACATTGATGTAAAAGGCAAAGGTGTTGTCATCCTTGAGCAGAACCCGAAAGACAAAGAGGGTAACCTGATTGGAGGAGAGGCAAACCTGAGACAGAAGATCAAGACCCTTAGTGATAAGGGAGCTAAGTTTGTAGTAGTAGCCCAAGAATCTGATAAGGCTTTTCAGGCAAAGCTGAACATGTACAAAAACTATCTGCAAGGTGCAGCGCTGTCGTTCAAAGAAGCTCAGACAGCACCATTCGGTATGCTTTTCACAAGCCCATCTAACGCAGCGAAACTGTTGGGTGTAGATGCAGGTAAGTTTGAGAAAGCACTGGCAAAAGCAGAAAAGAAAGGTGAGTCTCCTGCGGGCAGTTTTTCAGCAACAGCTAAGGTTAAAGCTGAGTTGTTGAAGCGCAAGGTGAGAACGGAAAATGTATTGGGCTTTATTGAAGGAACGGACCTGAAAGACGAAATCCTTGTAGTAACGTCTCACTACGATCACGTTGGTGTTACTGATGGCGTAGTTTACAACGGTGCGGATGATGATGGTTCAGGAAGTACGGGTCTGTTAGAGATTGTAGATGCTTTCTCTCAGGCTATGAAAGACGGTAACAGACCAAGAAGAAGTATCCTGTTTATGACCTTTACAGGAGAGGAAAAAGGTTTGTTAGGTTCTGAATACTATACAGACCATCCGGTATTCCCATTGGATAAAACAGTGGCAGACCTGAATATTGACATGATTGGTCGTGGCGATGAAGCGCACAAAGACAACCTTGACTTTGTTTACATCATTGGTTCAGACATGTTGTCATCAGACCTACACAAGATCAGTGAAGCTTCTGCTAAGAAATTTACGCCTGAGCTGACATTGGATTATCACTATAACCGTAAGGATAGCCCTGAGCGTTACTACTACCGTTCAGACCACTACAACTTTGCGAAAAATGGTATTCCGGTAATTTTCTACTTCAATGGAACACATGAAGACTACCACCAGCCTACTGATACTCCTGACAAGATTCAGTATGAGCAGCAAGCGCTAAGAGCACAATTGGTTTTTGCTACTGCTTGGGAGTTGGCTAACAGAGCGGAACGTCCAGTGGTAGATCAAAAAGAAGAAGAGAAGGCAGAAAACTAA
- the nagB gene encoding glucosamine-6-phosphate deaminase: protein MNAVMPDREFERLQTLTFDSAQEGSIEIAREIADLIRDKAEKGEKAVLGLATGSSPLKVYDELIRMHKEDGLSFKNVVTFNLDEYYPMQPESVHSYVRFMKENLFDHIDIDMKNVHIPDGTLDIKDIYAFCAEYEQKIKAAGGLDIQILGIGRTGHIGFNEPGSTETSRTRLVTLDALTRKDAAAGFGGLDNVPRRAITMGVGIIMKARRIVMMAWGSGKAQIVGRMTEGEISDKVPATFLQKHENVTVFLDEPASQELTRYTTPWLVRECKWDDKLIKKAVVWLSLKINKPVLMLTEHDYNESGLNELVTVHGPVYDLNIRAFNMLQHTITGWPGGKPNADDTQRPERAEPAKKRVLIFSPHPDDDVISMGGTLDRLVQQGHEVHVAYQTSGNIAVSDDDARRYARFVKSFNDHFNFSTPESKSQFKEILGFLNAKEEGDIDSFAVRAIKGKIRREESLAAMRAMNIPEERVHFLDMPFYETGKVRKNPLSEEDISIITKIIEKVQPHQIYAAGDLADPHGTHRVCLDAIFASLEELKDKDYMKDCWVWLYRGAWHEWPVHEIEMAVPMSPEQVHRKRKAIFHHQSQKDNVMFQGDDDREFWERAEERNAKTAELYDSLGLSKYAAMEAFVRYIF from the coding sequence ATGAACGCAGTAATGCCAGATAGAGAATTCGAGAGGTTACAAACACTTACTTTCGATTCAGCACAAGAGGGGTCTATTGAAATTGCACGTGAAATCGCTGATTTGATCAGGGATAAAGCCGAAAAAGGTGAAAAAGCCGTGTTGGGACTGGCTACCGGTTCATCTCCACTAAAAGTTTACGATGAACTGATCAGAATGCACAAGGAAGACGGGTTGAGTTTCAAAAACGTGGTTACTTTTAACCTCGATGAATACTACCCGATGCAACCTGAGTCAGTACACAGTTATGTACGCTTTATGAAAGAGAACTTATTCGACCATATCGATATCGATATGAAGAATGTTCACATTCCTGATGGTACACTTGACATCAAAGATATATATGCTTTCTGTGCTGAATATGAGCAGAAAATAAAGGCTGCGGGCGGTCTCGATATCCAGATCCTGGGTATTGGTCGTACAGGTCACATTGGTTTTAATGAACCAGGCTCTACTGAGACCTCAAGAACCAGATTGGTAACATTGGATGCCTTAACCCGTAAAGATGCAGCAGCTGGTTTTGGCGGATTGGACAACGTACCAAGAAGAGCTATCACAATGGGTGTAGGCATTATCATGAAAGCTCGACGCATTGTGATGATGGCTTGGGGTTCTGGTAAAGCACAGATTGTTGGCAGAATGACAGAAGGTGAAATTTCTGACAAGGTACCTGCTACTTTCCTTCAAAAACATGAGAATGTAACGGTATTCCTCGATGAACCTGCTTCTCAGGAATTGACAAGATATACAACCCCTTGGCTGGTAAGAGAGTGTAAGTGGGACGATAAGCTGATCAAGAAAGCAGTCGTTTGGCTTTCTCTGAAAATCAACAAACCTGTTTTGATGCTGACTGAGCATGACTACAATGAGAGTGGACTAAATGAGTTGGTAACTGTTCATGGTCCTGTATATGACCTCAACATCAGGGCATTCAATATGCTGCAGCACACGATTACAGGTTGGCCTGGAGGTAAGCCAAATGCGGACGATACACAACGCCCTGAGAGAGCTGAGCCAGCAAAGAAACGTGTACTGATCTTCTCTCCTCACCCTGATGATGATGTTATCTCGATGGGAGGTACGCTTGACCGTCTCGTACAGCAAGGTCATGAGGTTCATGTAGCTTACCAAACATCTGGTAATATTGCTGTATCTGATGATGATGCACGTCGTTATGCTCGCTTTGTTAAGTCATTCAACGACCACTTCAATTTCAGTACACCTGAGTCAAAAAGTCAGTTCAAGGAGATTTTAGGTTTCCTGAATGCTAAAGAAGAGGGAGATATTGACTCGTTTGCAGTAAGAGCTATCAAGGGAAAAATCAGACGTGAGGAATCACTTGCTGCAATGCGTGCCATGAATATCCCTGAAGAGCGTGTTCATTTCTTGGATATGCCATTTTACGAAACGGGTAAGGTCAGAAAAAATCCACTCAGTGAAGAGGACATCTCTATCATTACCAAGATCATTGAAAAGGTACAACCACACCAGATTTATGCTGCTGGTGATTTAGCTGACCCTCATGGCACTCACCGTGTATGTTTGGATGCGATCTTTGCCTCACTCGAGGAGTTGAAGGATAAAGACTACATGAAAGACTGCTGGGTATGGCTTTATAGAGGTGCATGGCACGAATGGCCTGTCCATGAAATTGAAATGGCAGTACCGATGTCGCCTGAGCAGGTACACAGAAAACGTAAAGCGATCTTCCATCACCAATCACAAAAAGACAATGTGATGTTCCAAGGTGATGATGACCGTGAATTCTGGGAAAGAGCTGAAGAAAGAAATGCTAAAACAGCGGAACTCTATGACTCCCTTGGCTTATCAAAATATGCAGCCATGGAAGCCTTTGTGAGATACATTTTCTAA
- a CDS encoding phosphatase PAP2 family protein — MKNQLSVMLCICLCIFTSILCAQQPDSLNSLPTKADILNLDLPKQPSAKWYKSTLFKTTVVPVALIGGGMALWNQRDEVKALRDQYFADFHTSIDDHMHYAPIAAVYGLNLFGVKGRNGVGKATLCLLASYAIASPIVAALKKNTNVTRPSGGENSFPSWHTTRAFVAASFLHKEYGKKSIWYSIGGYTVATATGVCRSLNNAHWVSDILVGAGIGILTTEASYLLMDWASGKLKKRKLGDALK, encoded by the coding sequence ATGAAAAATCAACTATCAGTGATGCTATGCATTTGCCTATGCATCTTTACATCCATTTTGTGTGCTCAGCAGCCTGACTCCTTGAATTCCCTTCCAACAAAAGCAGACATTCTCAACCTTGATCTTCCTAAACAGCCTTCAGCCAAATGGTATAAGTCAACCTTGTTCAAGACAACAGTTGTACCTGTAGCACTAATTGGTGGCGGTATGGCACTTTGGAATCAGAGAGATGAGGTCAAGGCATTGAGAGATCAGTATTTTGCAGACTTTCACACCTCTATTGATGACCACATGCATTATGCTCCTATAGCGGCAGTTTATGGGTTGAACCTTTTTGGCGTAAAAGGAAGAAATGGCGTAGGGAAGGCTACACTTTGTTTATTAGCCAGCTATGCTATTGCTTCTCCTATTGTAGCAGCCTTGAAAAAGAATACTAATGTCACTCGTCCGAGTGGAGGCGAAAACTCTTTTCCTTCATGGCATACTACGAGGGCATTTGTTGCAGCGTCTTTTCTGCATAAGGAGTATGGAAAGAAAAGTATCTGGTACAGCATAGGTGGTTATACCGTGGCTACCGCTACGGGTGTTTGTCGGTCGCTAAACAATGCCCATTGGGTGTCGGATATTTTGGTGGGAGCCGGAATCGGAATTCTGACAACGGAGGCAAGTTACCTGTTAATGGATTGGGCATCCGGCAAGTTGAAGAAAAGAAAGCTTGGAGACGCGTTGAAGTAA